The following proteins come from a genomic window of Rutidosis leptorrhynchoides isolate AG116_Rl617_1_P2 chromosome 10, CSIRO_AGI_Rlap_v1, whole genome shotgun sequence:
- the LOC139870075 gene encoding uncharacterized protein gives MAPKRKGMSEEEVENKINQTITNLLPNIVAQAIDALRRQGGETFKHEDEEEDEYVEMKAVTGDAIHVWLGRFQKQRPLSFSTASTPVEAENWITHIEKIYRVLGCEERFWVPLAVYKLEGDAQRWWIALRQAKGGIDFEDSLDWVDFKELFFRQYFSEAEKEAVIREYANIKQGGDESINDFTKRFLRLVGLIGAAAGSSEDQARKYKWAVHGRYRSKMINLKCFDVAEAADYARNLEMERDEYLTTKNDDGKNKRVKNVQPLRSVLPPTTKQGQQSGNQGYRGNNWNNRGNQLRIENGSNNNNRGQLQVYHPQGQQRGNGNGGVNANAPCGTCGKNHPGRVCYRSAGSCFACGEIGHLAKDCKNPRPGFVPRVPPPAPGGRVFAMTTAQAADATGTITGHVFVHHRALFVLFDSGSTHSIVSVKSSKYLKVSPTWLSTPFTISTPMGSIEIIDRVYQNCRLEFNDCMFPANLFPMTMHDFDIILGMDWLYHHHATIDCYSKRILFGNHSIPDCVFNGDLPEKSIKVISALKAQKLISHGCVGYLASIQNLSIESPSLENIDVVREFPDVFPDELQGLPPVREVEFSIDLVPGSQPISKAPYRMAPLELQELKEQLQELIDCGFIRPSVSPWGAPKPLSASSY, from the exons ATGGCACCGAAAAGAAAAGGGATGTCTGAGGAGGAGGTAGAAAACAAGATTAACCAAACAATCACGAATTTGTTACCCAACATTGTAGCTCAAGCTATTGACGCTTTGCGTAGGCAAGGTGGCGAGACTTTTAAGCATGAAGATGAAGAGGAGGATGAGTATGTGGAGATGAAAGCTGTAACGGGGGATGCTATTCATGTTTGGCTAGGACGGTTTCAAAAACAGCGTCCTTTGTCATTCAGCACTGCTAGTACTCCTGTTGAAGCTGAGAATTGGATCACTCACATTGAGAAGATATATCGCGTGCTTGGTTGTGAAGAGAGATTTTGGGTTCCTTTGGCTGTTTATAAACTAGAAGGGGATGCTCAGCGTTGGTGGATCGCTTTGAGACAAGCGAAAGGAGGTATCGATTTTGAGGATTCGTTAGATTGGGTTGATTTCAAGGAGTTATTTTTCCGTCAGTACTTTTCTGAGGCAGAGAAGGAGGCTGTGATTCGGGAATATGCTAATATTAAGCAAGGGGGTGATGAGTCTATCAATGATTTCACTAAGAGATTTTTGAGGCTCGTGGGATTGATTGGGGCTGCTGCTGGGTCTTCCGAGGACCAAGCCCGTAAGTACAAATGGGCTGTTCATGGGCGTTACCGCTCTAAAATGATTAATCTAAAATGTTTTGATGTCGCTGAGGCAGCCGATTATGCTCGGAATTTGGAGATGGAGCGAGATGAGTATTTGACTACTAAAAATGACGATGGTAAAAATAAGAGGGTTAAGAATGTACAGCCACTACGATCTGTACTGCCACCGACTACCAAACAGGGTCAACAATCTGGGAACCAAGGGTATCGTGGTAATAATTGGAATAATAGAGGAAATCAGCTAAGGATTGAAAACGGGTCAAATAATAATAACCGTGGTCAATTACAAGTGTACCATCCCCAAGGGCAACAAAGGGGTAACGGAAATGGCGGTGTTAATGCCAATGCACCTTGTGGGACTTGTGGAAAGAATCATCCCGGAAGAGTTTGTTATCGTAGTGCGGGTTCATGTTTTGCTTGTGGAGAGATTGGTCACTTAGCTAAGGATTGCAAGAATCCTAGACCTGGGTTTGTTCCGAGGGTTCCTCCTCCAGCTCCTGGTGGACGCGTCTTTGCCATGACTACTGCTCAGGCTGCTGACGCAACAG GTACTATTACTGGTCATGTATTTGTACACCATCGTGCCCTCTTCGTTCTGTTTGATTCTGGCTCTACGCACTCGATTGTGTCTGTTAAGAGCTCGAAATATTTGAAAGTGTCTCCAACTTGGTTGTCTACTCCGTTTACAATCTCTACCCCAATGGGTAGTattgaaattatagatcgtgtGTATCAAAACTGCCGTTTGGAATTCAATGACTGCATGTTTCCCGCAAATCTCTTTCCTATGACCATGCATGACTTTGACATTATTCTTGGCATGGATTGGTTATATCATCATCACGCGACTATCGATTGTTATTCTAAGAGAATTTTGTTTGGAAATCATTCTATACCCGATTGTGTCTTTAATGGTGATCTTCCTGAAAAATCTATTAAGGTTATCTCAGCGCTTAAGGCGCAAAAGCTCATTTCACATGGTTGTGTTGGTTATTTGGCTTCGATTCAGAATTTGTCTATCGAGAGTCCTTCACTTGAAAATATTGACGTTGTTCGAGAGTTCCCtgatgtatttcctgacgaattgcaAGGTTTGCCTCCAGTTCGTGAAGTTGAATTTTCGATTGATTTGGTTCCTGGTTCTCAACCGATATCAAAAGCTCCTTATCGTATGGCACCACTCGAGTTGCAAGAACTTAAGGAGCAATTGCAAGAATTGATAGATTGTGGATTTATTCGACCAAGTGTGTCCCCTTGGGGTGCgccg AAACCGTTATCCGCTTCCTcgtattga